Proteins encoded in a region of the Triticum dicoccoides isolate Atlit2015 ecotype Zavitan chromosome 3A, WEW_v2.0, whole genome shotgun sequence genome:
- the LOC119273523 gene encoding putative calcium-binding protein CML19 translates to MVHAATAERFSSVFASFDRDADGRISAAELRLCMKAALGEDVSVEDGEALVALADTDGDQLLDEQEFLRLVAPPEPEEEEERCRGLREAFAMYEVKGEGCITPASLMRMLARLGSEQGIEECRAMIRRFDLNGDGVVCFDEFKVMMDA, encoded by the coding sequence ATGGTGCACGCCGCGACGGCCGAGCGCTTCAGCAGCGTGTTTGCCTCCTTCGACCGCGACGCCGACGGGAGGATCTCGGCGGCGGAGCTGCGGCTGTGCATGAAGGCGGCGCTGGGCGAGGATGTGtcggtggaggacggcgaggcgcTCGTGGCGTTGGCCGACACCGACGGAGACCAGTTGCTGGACGAGCAGGAGTTCCTCCGGCTGGTGGCGCCGCCGGAaccagaggaagaggaggagcggtGCCGGGGGCTGAGGGAGGCGTTTGCGATGTACGAGGTGAAGGGCGAAGGGTGCATCACGCCGGCGAGCCTGATGCGGATGCTCGCCAGGCTAGGGTCCGAGCAGGGCATCGAGGAGTGCCGCGCCATGATCCGCAGGTTTGACCTGAATGGAGATGGAGTGGTTTGCTTCGACGAGTTCAAGGTCATGATGGATGCCTAG